The following proteins are co-located in the Micromonospora viridifaciens genome:
- a CDS encoding ABC transporter ATP-binding protein, with protein MSAVVVRGFGWRHAGRKGWAVRGVDLRVEAGERVLLLGTSGAGKSTLLAALAGLLPEDSGEQEGTIEIDGLDPRKARERVGVVFQDPETQLVMARCGDDVAFGLENRGVPAEEIWPRVDEALRRVGFPYHRDRPTAALSGGEQQRLALAGALALRPGLLLLDEPTANLDPAGATLVRQAVRDALDADTTLILVEHRVAEALPLVDRVVVLEPGGGVRADGPPAAVFAAHGDALADAGVWVPGRPVPRRPAAGPAGAPLITADRLGLPPRLAPTDLRVRAGEALAVLGPNGAGKSTLALLLGGLLRPGTGTATATAELAGRDAGTPPHRWRAPALARRIGSVFQDPEHQFVTGTVFDELALGPRRTGQPEAAVRSTVDALLERLRLTRLAGANPYTLSGGEARRLSVATALATAPRLLICDEPTFGQDRRTWLELVDLLAELRDAGHGVVAVTHDPDFVAALADRTVTLERPVPGGRP; from the coding sequence GTGAGTGCGGTGGTGGTGCGGGGGTTTGGGTGGCGGCATGCGGGGCGCAAGGGCTGGGCGGTGCGGGGGGTGGACCTGCGCGTCGAGGCCGGGGAGCGGGTGCTGCTGCTGGGGACGTCCGGGGCGGGCAAGAGCACGCTGCTGGCGGCGCTCGCCGGGCTGCTGCCGGAGGACTCCGGCGAGCAGGAGGGCACCATCGAGATCGACGGGCTCGACCCGCGCAAGGCCCGGGAGCGGGTCGGCGTCGTCTTCCAGGACCCGGAGACCCAGCTGGTGATGGCCCGCTGCGGCGACGACGTCGCATTCGGGCTGGAGAATCGGGGCGTACCGGCCGAGGAGATCTGGCCCCGGGTGGACGAGGCGCTGCGCCGGGTCGGCTTCCCGTACCACCGGGACCGGCCCACCGCGGCGCTCTCCGGCGGTGAGCAGCAACGGCTCGCCCTGGCCGGAGCGCTCGCCCTGCGACCCGGGCTGCTGCTGCTCGACGAGCCGACCGCCAACCTCGACCCGGCCGGTGCCACGCTGGTCCGGCAGGCCGTCCGCGACGCCCTCGACGCCGACACCACGCTGATCCTGGTCGAGCACCGGGTCGCCGAGGCGCTACCGCTGGTCGACCGGGTGGTCGTCCTGGAACCGGGCGGCGGGGTGCGCGCGGACGGCCCGCCGGCGGCGGTCTTCGCCGCGCACGGCGACGCGCTCGCCGACGCCGGGGTCTGGGTGCCGGGCCGTCCCGTGCCGCGCCGACCCGCGGCCGGGCCGGCCGGAGCGCCGCTGATCACCGCCGACCGGCTCGGCCTGCCGCCCCGCCTGGCCCCCACCGACCTTCGGGTACGCGCCGGCGAGGCGCTCGCCGTTCTCGGCCCGAACGGCGCCGGCAAGTCCACCCTGGCCCTGCTCCTGGGCGGGCTGCTGCGCCCCGGCACCGGTACGGCCACGGCCACCGCCGAGCTGGCCGGCCGGGACGCGGGCACTCCCCCACACCGCTGGCGGGCGCCGGCCCTGGCCCGGCGGATCGGTTCCGTCTTCCAGGACCCGGAGCACCAGTTCGTCACCGGCACCGTCTTCGACGAGCTGGCGCTCGGCCCGCGCCGGACCGGCCAGCCCGAGGCGGCGGTCCGGTCCACCGTGGACGCCCTGCTGGAGCGGCTCCGGCTGACCCGGTTGGCCGGGGCGAACCCGTACACCCTCTCGGGCGGGGAGGCGCGGCGGCTGAGCGTGGCGACCGCCCTGGCCACCGCGCCCCGCCTGCTGATCTGCGACGAGCCCACCTTCGGCCAGGACCGGCGGACCTGGCTGGAGCTGGTCGACCTGCTCGCCGAGCTGCGCGACGCCGGCCATGGCGTGGTGGCGGTCACCCACGACCCGGACTTCGTCGCCGCGCTGGCCGACCGCACCGTCACCCTGGAGCGGCCGGTGCCCGGAGGCCGGCCATGA
- a CDS encoding ECF transporter S component, producing MTHTNSNRWRTIDIVVAAVIAVAFGVIFWAWGLVWRAADPLFAATPAAQAIMYGVWLVPAVLGGLVIRKPGAALFCEAVAATISALLGAEWGGITVVQGLIQGLGAELAFAAFRYRSFRLPTAVLAGALTGLSAGLFDFFVWNTAYDLTTYRIPYAALTIVSSALVAGVGAFFLTRALAGTGALDRFPAARERTAI from the coding sequence GTGACTCACACCAACAGCAACCGCTGGCGCACCATCGACATCGTTGTCGCGGCCGTGATCGCCGTGGCCTTCGGTGTCATCTTCTGGGCCTGGGGGCTGGTCTGGCGGGCCGCCGACCCGCTCTTCGCCGCCACGCCCGCGGCGCAGGCGATCATGTACGGCGTGTGGCTGGTCCCGGCCGTGCTCGGCGGGCTGGTCATCCGTAAGCCGGGTGCGGCACTGTTCTGCGAGGCGGTCGCCGCGACGATCTCCGCCCTGCTCGGCGCCGAGTGGGGTGGGATCACCGTCGTCCAGGGGCTGATCCAGGGGCTCGGCGCCGAGCTGGCGTTCGCCGCCTTCCGGTACCGCTCGTTCCGGCTGCCGACCGCCGTGCTCGCCGGAGCGCTGACCGGCCTCAGCGCTGGCCTCTTCGACTTCTTCGTCTGGAACACGGCCTACGACCTGACCACCTACCGCATCCCGTACGCGGCGCTCACGATCGTCAGCTCCGCCCTGGTTGCCGGCGTAGGCGCCTTCTTCCTGACCCGCGCCCTAGCCGGCACCGGCGCCCTGGACCGCTTCCCCGCCGCCCGCGAACGCACCGCCATCTGA